A genome region from Mesorhizobium sp. B2-1-8 includes the following:
- the aroA gene encoding 3-phosphoshikimate 1-carboxyvinyltransferase, giving the protein MSHAAAAKPATARKSPALSGTARVPGDKSISHRSFMFGGLASGETRITGLLEGEDVMRTGAAMKAMGAHIEKHGAEWVIRGTGNGALLQPEGPLDFGNAGTGSRLTMGLVGTYDMETTFIGDASLSGRPMGRVLEPLRQMGVQVLKATPGDRMPITLHGPKHAAPITYRVPMASAQVKSAVLLAGLNTPGITTVIEPVMTRDHTEKMLKGFGANLSVETDERGVRHIFIEGQGKLTGQTIAVPGDPSSAGFPLVAALIVPGSDITIENVLMNPTRTGLLLTLQEMGGQIDVLNPRNAGGEDVADLRVCYSELKGVIVPRERAPSMIDEYPVLAVAASFAEGETLMQGLEELRVKESDRLSAVANGLKLNGVDCTEGEASLAVRGKPGGKGLGGHPNGLDTTVQTHLDHRIAMSFLVMGLATEKPVTIDDQAMIATSFPEFMGLMKGLGAEIE; this is encoded by the coding sequence ATGTCTCACGCCGCCGCTGCCAAGCCGGCCACCGCCCGCAAGTCACCAGCCCTTTCCGGCACCGCCCGCGTGCCGGGCGACAAGTCGATCTCGCACCGCTCCTTCATGTTCGGGGGGCTCGCCTCCGGCGAAACCCGCATCACCGGCCTGCTCGAGGGCGAGGACGTGATGCGCACGGGCGCGGCCATGAAGGCGATGGGCGCGCATATAGAGAAGCACGGCGCCGAATGGGTGATCCGCGGCACCGGCAACGGCGCGCTGCTGCAGCCGGAAGGCCCGCTCGACTTCGGCAATGCCGGCACCGGCTCGCGGCTGACCATGGGCCTCGTCGGCACCTACGACATGGAAACGACCTTCATCGGCGATGCTTCGCTGTCCGGCCGGCCGATGGGCCGCGTGCTGGAACCCTTGCGCCAGATGGGCGTGCAGGTGCTGAAGGCCACGCCCGGCGACCGCATGCCGATCACGCTGCATGGCCCGAAACACGCCGCCCCGATCACCTACCGCGTGCCGATGGCCTCGGCGCAGGTGAAGTCGGCGGTACTGCTGGCCGGCCTCAACACGCCGGGCATCACCACGGTGATCGAGCCTGTCATGACGCGTGACCACACCGAAAAGATGCTGAAGGGGTTTGGCGCCAATCTGTCGGTCGAAACCGACGAACGTGGCGTGCGCCACATCTTCATCGAAGGCCAGGGCAAGCTCACCGGCCAGACCATCGCGGTGCCGGGTGATCCTTCCTCGGCCGGCTTTCCGCTGGTTGCGGCGCTGATCGTGCCGGGCTCGGACATCACGATCGAGAACGTGCTGATGAACCCGACCCGTACCGGCCTGCTTCTGACGCTGCAGGAGATGGGCGGCCAGATCGACGTCTTGAATCCGCGCAATGCCGGCGGCGAGGATGTCGCCGACCTGCGCGTGTGTTACTCCGAGCTGAAGGGCGTCATCGTGCCGCGGGAGCGGGCGCCGTCGATGATCGACGAGTATCCAGTGCTGGCCGTTGCCGCCAGCTTCGCCGAGGGCGAGACGCTGATGCAAGGGCTGGAAGAGCTGCGGGTGAAGGAATCCGACCGGCTGTCGGCGGTGGCCAACGGGCTGAAGCTCAACGGCGTCGACTGTACCGAGGGCGAAGCTTCGCTCGCCGTGCGCGGCAAACCCGGCGGCAAGGGCCTGGGAGGCCATCCCAACGGCCTCGATACGACCGTGCAGACGCATCTCGACCACCGCATCGCCATGAGTTTTCTGGTGATGGGGCTGGCGACGGAAAAGCCGGTGACGATCGACGACCAGGCGATGATCGCGACGAGCTTTCCGGAGTTCATGGGGCTGATGAAGGGGCTGGGCGCGGAGATCGAGTGA
- the cmk gene encoding (d)CMP kinase has protein sequence MPFTIAIDGPAGAGKGTLARRLADHYRLNLLDTGLTYRAVADALLRLGLPLDNVSAAETAARQVDLAKLDRTVLSAHAVGEAASKVAVFPTVRRILVEKQRDFARTPPGAVLDGRDIGTVVCPDADIKLYVTASPEVRAQRRLAEIESIGGTADFAEILADIQRRDERDMGRADSPLKPAADAHLLDTSEMAIEAAFLAAMSVIDDVLAKRNKA, from the coding sequence TTGCCCTTTACCATCGCCATCGACGGCCCTGCCGGTGCCGGCAAAGGCACGCTGGCACGGCGGCTCGCTGACCATTACCGGCTGAACCTGCTGGACACCGGCCTCACCTATCGAGCTGTCGCCGATGCGCTGCTTCGGCTCGGTCTGCCGCTCGACAACGTCTCGGCGGCCGAGACGGCGGCGCGCCAGGTCGACCTGGCAAAGCTCGACCGTACCGTGCTGTCGGCGCATGCGGTCGGCGAAGCGGCTTCGAAGGTCGCGGTTTTCCCGACCGTGCGGCGCATCCTGGTCGAAAAGCAGCGCGACTTCGCCAGGACGCCGCCGGGCGCGGTGCTTGACGGCCGCGACATCGGCACCGTCGTGTGCCCCGACGCCGACATCAAACTCTATGTGACGGCCAGCCCCGAAGTGCGGGCACAACGCCGGCTGGCCGAAATCGAAAGCATCGGCGGCACCGCCGATTTCGCCGAAATCCTTGCCGACATCCAACGCCGCGACGAGCGCGACATGGGCCGGGCGGATTCGCCGTTGAAGCCGGCCGCCGACGCGCACTTGCTTGATACCAGCGAAATGGCTATAGAAGCCGCGTTTCTCGCGGCCATGTCTGTCATCGACGACGTGCTGGCCAAGAGAAACAAGGCCTGA
- a CDS encoding Crp/Fnr family transcriptional regulator: MPQSTFRNHVLKTLTPEDFARLRPSMHHVELAIKARLEIAYQPIEHVYFPETGIASVVAAMTGGRQSEVGLIGYDGMTGITVVLGQDRSPNETYIQVASDGWSLPVEPLRIAIAGSQTLRPSLLRYAHEFLIQSSRTALVNGHSKIEERLARWLLMVNDRADGDIIYLTHEFLATMLGSRRPGVTTALQMLEYRGLVHARRGEITIVDRTGMIKLTDGAYGEEEQRHFGIASG; encoded by the coding sequence ATGCCTCAATCCACCTTTCGCAACCATGTTTTGAAAACCCTCACACCTGAGGATTTCGCGCGTTTACGGCCGTCGATGCATCACGTCGAACTGGCCATCAAAGCCCGGCTGGAGATCGCGTATCAGCCGATCGAGCACGTATATTTTCCCGAGACGGGTATCGCATCGGTGGTCGCCGCCATGACCGGAGGGCGGCAAAGCGAAGTCGGCCTGATCGGCTATGACGGCATGACGGGCATTACGGTCGTCCTCGGCCAGGACAGGTCTCCCAATGAAACCTATATCCAGGTCGCCAGCGACGGCTGGTCCCTGCCGGTTGAACCTCTTCGCATCGCGATTGCCGGGAGCCAGACCCTTCGCCCGTCACTGCTTCGCTACGCCCACGAATTCCTGATCCAGTCGTCGCGAACGGCGCTGGTCAATGGCCATTCGAAAATCGAGGAACGGCTGGCCCGCTGGTTGCTCATGGTCAACGATCGCGCTGATGGAGATATCATCTATCTGACGCATGAATTTCTGGCGACCATGCTTGGTTCCCGACGGCCCGGCGTTACCACGGCTCTCCAGATGCTCGAATATCGAGGGCTGGTCCACGCCAGGCGCGGCGAGATCACCATCGTCGACCGCACCGGAATGATAAAACTCACGGACGGTGCCTATGGCGAGGAGGAACAGCGTCACTTCGGCATCGCCTCCGGCTGA
- a CDS encoding TIGR02300 family protein: MAKTELGTKRIDPETGRKFYDLNKDPIVSPYTGKTYPRSYFEEGKIAAVEEEEEVAEKEVDAEDEEGVEVVSLEEAEDDTKSDDLPDLGDDEDDVDLGDDEDDTFLADEEEEEDDVSDMIGVGDDDDEV; the protein is encoded by the coding sequence GTGGCAAAAACCGAACTTGGCACAAAACGCATCGACCCGGAAACGGGCCGGAAATTCTACGACCTGAACAAAGACCCGATCGTCTCGCCCTATACGGGCAAGACCTATCCGCGCTCCTATTTCGAGGAAGGCAAGATCGCCGCCGTCGAGGAGGAGGAGGAAGTGGCCGAGAAGGAAGTGGACGCCGAGGACGAAGAGGGCGTCGAGGTCGTCTCGCTCGAAGAGGCGGAAGACGATACCAAGAGCGACGATCTTCCCGATCTCGGTGATGACGAGGATGATGTCGATCTCGGCGACGACGAGGACGATACGTTCCTTGCCGACGAAGAGGAAGAAGAAGACGACGTTTCCGACATGATCGGCGTCGGCGACGACGACGACGAGGTCTGA
- a CDS encoding TetR/AcrR family transcriptional regulator yields the protein MAALETTIQRAGATGNIKATREDWLKLALETLISDGVERVRVLTLGQQLDVSRSSFYWYFKSRQDLLDQLLDHWRQTNTRFIVERAQRPSATVIRGVMGIFECWVDDRLFDPRLDFAIRAWARRSPSIRRALDEADEERVDAIRGMFMRHGYEEEDAFVRARVLYFMQIGYYSLELNEPMSSRLPHVAAYLRSFTGREPSPQDIEDFSRYVEKTLPRSR from the coding sequence ATGGCAGCACTCGAGACGACGATCCAGCGCGCCGGCGCCACCGGCAACATCAAGGCCACGCGCGAAGACTGGCTGAAGCTTGCGCTTGAAACCCTGATCTCGGACGGCGTCGAACGCGTCCGCGTGCTGACGCTAGGCCAGCAGCTCGACGTCTCGCGCTCGAGCTTCTACTGGTATTTCAAGAGCCGCCAGGACCTGCTCGACCAGTTGCTGGACCACTGGCGGCAGACCAATACCCGATTCATCGTCGAGCGCGCCCAACGCCCTTCCGCGACGGTCATACGCGGGGTGATGGGCATTTTCGAATGCTGGGTGGACGATAGGCTGTTCGACCCCCGGCTGGATTTCGCGATCCGGGCCTGGGCTCGCCGCTCCCCGAGCATCCGGCGTGCGCTCGACGAGGCCGACGAAGAACGAGTCGATGCCATACGCGGCATGTTCATGCGTCATGGCTATGAGGAGGAAGACGCGTTCGTGCGCGCCCGCGTGCTTTATTTTATGCAGATCGGTTACTATTCGCTCGAACTCAACGAGCCGATGAGCAGCCGTCTGCCGCATGTTGCCGCCTATCTGCGCAGCTTCACCGGCCGGGAGCCCTCGCCCCAGGATATCGAGGATTTCTCGCGCTACGTCGAGAAAACCCTTCCGCGCAGCCGGTAG
- a CDS encoding aldehyde dehydrogenase family protein, giving the protein MTAFRKNLIDGEWVGDAGSRNINPSDTGDVVGEYASAGVEQASQAIAAAKAAFPAWSRSGPLARHAVLKKAADEILARKDEIGRNLAREEGKTLAEGIGETIRAAQIFDFFAGETLRLSGEVVPSVRPGVGVEITREAVGVVGIITPWNFPIAIPAWKIAPALAHGNTIVFKPAELVPESAWSIVDILHRAGLPKGVLNLVMGKGSVVGQAMLDSPDVNAISFTGSVGTGKRVAAASVEHMRKFQLEMGGKNPLVVLDDADLAVAVDCALNGAFFSTGQRCTASSRLIVTNGIHDRFVDALKERMEKLVIGDALDAQTQIGPVVDATQLKQDEDYIAIGVREGATLAFGGERLDRKTPGFYLKPALLTGATNAMRSSREEIFGPVASVIRVQDYDEALAVANDTPFGLTSGICTTSLKHATHFKRNSEAGMVMVNLPTAGVDFHVPFGGRKGSSFGPREQGRYAMEFYTTVKTAYTFAG; this is encoded by the coding sequence ATGACAGCGTTTCGAAAGAACCTCATCGATGGCGAGTGGGTTGGCGATGCAGGCTCCCGCAACATCAACCCCTCGGATACCGGCGACGTCGTCGGCGAATATGCCTCGGCGGGTGTCGAACAGGCGAGCCAGGCGATCGCGGCGGCCAAGGCGGCGTTTCCGGCATGGTCCCGCTCCGGCCCGCTGGCGCGCCACGCGGTGCTGAAAAAGGCGGCCGACGAGATCTTGGCACGCAAGGACGAAATTGGCCGCAACCTGGCGCGGGAGGAAGGCAAGACGCTGGCCGAGGGCATTGGCGAGACCATCCGCGCCGCCCAGATATTCGATTTCTTTGCCGGCGAAACATTGCGCCTGTCGGGGGAAGTGGTGCCAAGCGTGCGGCCGGGCGTCGGCGTCGAGATCACGCGCGAAGCGGTCGGCGTGGTCGGCATCATCACGCCATGGAATTTCCCCATCGCCATTCCGGCCTGGAAGATCGCTCCGGCGCTTGCCCACGGCAACACCATCGTCTTCAAGCCGGCCGAACTCGTTCCCGAAAGCGCCTGGTCCATCGTCGACATCCTGCATCGCGCCGGCCTGCCCAAGGGCGTGCTGAACCTCGTCATGGGCAAGGGCTCGGTGGTCGGTCAGGCAATGCTCGACAGCCCCGACGTCAACGCCATCTCCTTCACCGGCTCGGTGGGAACCGGCAAGCGCGTCGCCGCGGCAAGTGTCGAGCACATGCGCAAGTTCCAGCTCGAAATGGGCGGCAAGAACCCGCTGGTCGTGCTCGACGATGCCGATCTCGCGGTCGCCGTCGATTGCGCGCTGAACGGTGCCTTCTTCTCGACGGGCCAGCGCTGCACGGCCTCGTCGCGTTTGATCGTCACCAACGGCATCCACGACCGTTTCGTCGACGCGCTCAAGGAGCGCATGGAAAAGCTGGTGATCGGCGATGCGCTCGATGCGCAGACCCAGATCGGCCCGGTGGTCGACGCGACCCAGCTCAAGCAGGACGAGGACTATATCGCCATCGGCGTCCGGGAAGGCGCCACGCTCGCCTTCGGCGGCGAACGGCTGGACCGCAAGACCCCGGGTTTCTATCTCAAGCCGGCGCTGCTGACCGGGGCCACCAACGCCATGCGCAGCTCGCGCGAGGAGATTTTCGGGCCCGTCGCCAGCGTCATCCGCGTCCAGGACTATGACGAAGCGCTGGCCGTCGCCAACGACACGCCCTTCGGCCTGACCTCGGGCATCTGCACCACCAGCCTCAAGCACGCCACGCATTTCAAGCGCAACTCCGAAGCCGGCATGGTCATGGTCAACCTGCCGACAGCGGGTGTGGACTTCCATGTTCCCTTTGGCGGGCGCAAGGGCTCGAGCTTCGGTCCGCGCGAGCAGGGCCGCTACGCCATGGAGTTCTACACCACGGTAAAGACCGCTTATACGTTCGCGGGATGA